A single region of the Salvia miltiorrhiza cultivar Shanhuang (shh) chromosome 8, IMPLAD_Smil_shh, whole genome shotgun sequence genome encodes:
- the LOC130996684 gene encoding uncharacterized protein LOC130996684: MGERKVLNKYYPPDFDPAKIPRLQQPKDQQMTVRMMLPMSIRCGTCGNYIYKGTKFNSRKEDVVGETYLGIQIFRFYFKCTKCSADITFKTDPQNSDYIVESGASRNFEPWRAEDEETEEEKKKRIAEEMGDAMKSLENRTLDSKREMDILAALDEMKSMKSRHATVSVDAMLEALQRSNEQKERKLLEEEEAYIKAVFQGQKKAPIVRRIDDEDIDDDDDDDDEDLEFFPLYAVGSSSRPSKRAKVSDEDLSKPTDILTKNSGTEGSKNQGNAGVDGASDSGKPVLKTPSIKFSIIKKSAPQSSTIGVENGQQHAEPAAATSNVLQSLFQQYGSDEDE, translated from the coding sequence ATGGGAGAACGGAAAGTTTTAAACAAGTACTACCCGCCGGACTTCGATCCGGCGAAAATTCCGCGGTTGCAGCAGCCCAAGGACCAGCAGATGACGGTGCGGATGATGCTTCCGATGAGCATCCGTTGTGGCACCTGCGGGAATTACATTTACAAGGGAACCAAATTCAATTCCCGCAAAGAAGACGTCGTCGGAGAGACCTACTTGGGGATCCAAATTTTCAGGTTTTATTTCAAGTGCACTAAATGCTCGGCTGATATAACATTCAAGACGGATCCTCAGAACTCGGATTACATTGTTGAATCCGGAGCGTCGAGGAACTTCGAGCCTTGGCGCGCAGAGGATGAAGAAACGGAGGAAGAGAAAAAGAAGAGGATTGCTGAAGAGATGGGAGATGCCATGAAATCTCTGGAGAATAGAACATTAGATTCAAAGAGAGAGATGGATATCCTTGCTGCTTTGGATGAAATGAAATCGATGAAGTCGCGGCATGCAACTGTGAGTGTAGATGCCATGCTGGAAGCTCTGCAGCGCTCGAATGAGCAAAAGGAAAGGAAGCtgttagaagaagaagaagcttacATAAAAGCAGTGTTTCAGGGGCAAAAAAAGGCTCCTATTGTTCGAAGGATCGATGATGAAGATATagacgatgacgatgacgacGATGATGAAGATTTGGAGTTTTTCCCTCTTTACGCTGTGGGATCTTCATCTCGCCCATCGAAGAGGGCAAAGGTGTCTGATGAAGATCTGTCTAAGCCAACAGATATTTTGACGAAGAACAGTGGCACTGAGGGCTCGAAGAATCAAGGTAATGCTGGTGTTGATGGGGCTTCTGATAGTGGTAAACCTGTTTTGAAGACGCCGTCCATCAAATTCTCCATCATCAAGAAATCCGCGCCACAATCCTCAACTATAGGCGTGGAGAATGGACAGCAACATGCTGAACCTGCCGCTGCTACGAGCAACGTATTGCAATCCTTATTCCAACAGTATGGAAGTGATGAAGACGAGTAA